In Gemmatimonadetes bacterium T265, one DNA window encodes the following:
- a CDS encoding oxidoreductase yields MSDLRVGVVGYGLGGSVFHAPLVAATPGLRLAAVVTTDAERGARAAAAYPGVRVVDRAEALWDGARLEPVDVVVVTTPNATHVPIARAAVAAGRHVVVDKPVAPTAAAARALAAAARERGVLLVPFHNRRWDGDFRTARRLVAGGALGTVHRFVSRFDRWRPTPRAGWKEAAGAGAGTGLLYDLGPHLVDQALVLFGPVAAVYAELDRRRPGEAAVDDDFFVALTHASGVRSHLGASALAGQAGARFRVSGTGGAYVKYGLDPQEAALAGGARPGDPGWGEEPEARWGTLGAGDDVHPVPTEGGAYERFYAGVRDAIRGGGGAPVEMADAVAGLEVIEAAGKAAREGRVVRMDGLESAASRVQRGGESDG; encoded by the coding sequence GTGAGCGACCTGCGCGTCGGCGTCGTCGGCTACGGGCTCGGCGGATCGGTGTTCCACGCGCCGCTCGTCGCGGCGACGCCGGGGCTCCGCCTCGCGGCGGTCGTGACGACGGACGCCGAGCGCGGTGCGCGGGCCGCGGCGGCGTACCCGGGGGTGCGGGTGGTGGACCGGGCGGAGGCGCTGTGGGACGGCGCGCGGCTCGAGCCGGTAGACGTGGTCGTCGTTACGACGCCCAACGCCACGCACGTGCCGATCGCGCGGGCGGCGGTCGCGGCCGGGCGGCACGTCGTCGTCGACAAGCCGGTCGCGCCGACGGCCGCCGCGGCGCGCGCGCTCGCCGCCGCGGCGCGCGAGCGCGGCGTGCTCCTCGTCCCCTTCCACAACCGGCGCTGGGACGGCGACTTCCGCACGGCGCGCCGCCTCGTCGCGGGCGGCGCGTTAGGCACGGTCCACCGCTTCGTGTCGCGCTTCGATCGCTGGCGGCCGACGCCGCGGGCGGGGTGGAAGGAGGCCGCCGGGGCCGGCGCGGGGACGGGGCTGCTCTACGACCTCGGCCCGCACCTCGTCGACCAGGCGCTCGTCCTCTTCGGGCCGGTGGCGGCGGTGTACGCGGAGTTGGACCGGCGGCGGCCAGGGGAGGCCGCGGTCGACGACGACTTCTTCGTCGCGCTGACGCACGCCTCGGGCGTGCGGTCGCACCTCGGCGCGAGCGCGCTCGCTGGGCAGGCGGGGGCGCGCTTCCGCGTGTCAGGCACGGGCGGGGCGTACGTGAAGTACGGCCTCGACCCGCAGGAGGCGGCGCTCGCGGGCGGGGCGCGGCCGGGGGACCCCGGCTGGGGGGAGGAGCCGGAGGCGAGGTGGGGCACACTCGGCGCGGGAGACGACGTGCACCCGGTGCCGACGGAGGGCGGGGCGTACGAGCGGTTTTACGCGGGAGTGCGGGACGCGATTCGGGGCGGCGGGGGGGCGCCAGTGGAGATGGCGGACGCGGTCGCGGGGTTGGAGGTGATCGAGGCGGCGGGGAAGGCGGCGCGCGAAGGGAGAGTCGTGCGAATGGATGGGCTCGAGTCGGCGGCGTCGCGGGTCCAGCGGGGCGGGGAAAGCGACGGGTAA
- a CDS encoding feruloyl esterase, with amino-acid sequence MLTLLRERLHTALACVALALAVPGATAPAQPAATPGAPPTPAAPAVACASLAALRLPDVRITAATAASANTKDAAARVPHCRVAGVTGKAIRFVVVLPDAWNGRLFMGGNGGFAGSINDAALAVANDGYATVSTDTGHEDDGGPARWALDDPERRLDFGRVAVHRTIEVAKAVVHAYYGVAPADAYFEGCSNGGRQALMEAQRYPSDFDGIIAGAPAIPWSAIGAAFLRNAQAAFPTRAAFAHPALRQAALDALSAAVLQQCDLLDGVRDGIVGDPRACHFRLGRVRACPADRAGAGCLTRAERALAATIYAPTTDAAGRVVYPGQPVGGENLPGGWDAWITGRDTALVRAHDAPTLQLMFAEDGARYFMTGDPTWDYARYDRARYARDARPLATVLDAADPDLATFFAHGGRLLLYHGWADPALNPLETIDYYERVRARDARARDRARLYLLPGVLHCGGGTGPSEVPWLRTLAAWVERGAAPGRLVAARRDTSGRVVRTRPLCAYPARAAYTGTGSTDDAASFACRVGR; translated from the coding sequence ATGCTCACGCTCCTGCGCGAGCGCCTCCACACCGCCCTGGCGTGCGTCGCGCTGGCGCTCGCGGTCCCCGGCGCGACCGCGCCCGCCCAACCGGCCGCGACGCCCGGCGCGCCGCCCACGCCCGCGGCGCCCGCCGTCGCCTGTGCGTCGCTCGCCGCGCTGCGCCTGCCCGACGTGCGGATCACGGCGGCCACGGCGGCATCCGCGAACACGAAAGACGCGGCGGCCCGGGTCCCGCACTGCCGCGTCGCTGGTGTGACGGGGAAGGCGATCCGGTTCGTCGTCGTGCTGCCCGACGCCTGGAACGGCCGCCTGTTCATGGGCGGCAACGGCGGCTTCGCGGGGTCCATCAACGACGCCGCGCTCGCGGTGGCGAACGACGGCTACGCGACGGTCAGCACCGACACCGGGCACGAGGACGACGGCGGCCCGGCGCGCTGGGCGCTCGACGACCCCGAGCGGCGGCTCGACTTCGGCCGCGTCGCGGTGCACCGCACGATCGAGGTCGCCAAGGCGGTCGTTCACGCGTACTACGGCGTCGCACCCGCCGACGCCTACTTCGAGGGCTGCTCCAACGGCGGCCGGCAGGCGCTGATGGAAGCGCAGCGCTACCCGTCCGACTTCGACGGGATCATCGCGGGCGCGCCCGCGATCCCCTGGTCGGCGATCGGCGCCGCCTTCCTGCGCAACGCGCAGGCGGCCTTCCCGACGCGCGCGGCGTTCGCCCACCCCGCGCTGCGGCAGGCAGCGCTCGACGCGCTCTCCGCCGCCGTACTCCAACAGTGCGACCTGCTCGACGGCGTGCGCGACGGGATCGTGGGCGATCCGCGCGCGTGCCACTTCCGGCTCGGTCGGGTGCGCGCCTGCCCCGCCGACCGCGCCGGCGCGGGGTGCCTAACACGCGCCGAGCGCGCACTGGCGGCGACGATCTACGCGCCGACCACCGACGCGGCCGGCCGCGTCGTCTACCCCGGCCAGCCGGTCGGCGGCGAGAACCTCCCCGGCGGGTGGGACGCGTGGATCACGGGGCGCGACACCGCACTCGTGCGCGCGCACGACGCGCCGACGCTGCAGCTGATGTTCGCCGAGGACGGCGCCCGGTACTTCATGACTGGCGACCCGACGTGGGACTACGCGCGCTACGACCGCGCGCGGTACGCCCGCGACGCGCGCCCGCTGGCGACGGTGCTCGACGCGGCGGACCCCGACCTCGCGACGTTTTTCGCCCACGGCGGCCGACTGCTGCTCTACCACGGCTGGGCCGACCCGGCGCTCAACCCGCTCGAGACGATCGACTACTACGAACGGGTGCGCGCCCGCGACGCGCGCGCGCGCGACCGGGCGCGGCTGTACCTGCTGCCGGGCGTGCTCCATTGCGGCGGCGGCACGGGGCCGTCGGAGGTACCGTGGCTGCGCACCCTCGCCGCGTGGGTCGAGCGCGGCGCGGCGCCCGGGCGACTCGTCGCCGCGCGCCGCGATACCAGCGGGCGGGTGGTCCGGACGCGGCCGCTGTGCGCGTACCCGGCGCGCGCCGCGTACACCGGGACCGGGAGCACGGACGACGCGGCGAGCTTCGCGTGCCGCGTCGGGCGCTAA
- a CDS encoding cation transporter — MIGRIARWALAHRVAVLGATLLLVVLGVRAFRALPVEAFPDVQDVQVQVITPWTGHAAEEIEKVVTLPVERQMNGLPGLTNLRSVSMFGLSVVTMTFQDGTTDYFARQQVLERLQQATLPNGVQASLAPLSNATGEIYRYTVTGPLPLTELKALEDWTIEPAIRTVPGVADITSFGGQVKQYQIDLDPERLAAYGVTLAQVEQAVAGANANAGGGYLSHGYEKQVVRGVGLLSSPRDIEAVSVATRTGVPVRVGDLGAVTVGGAPREGIVGKDRLDDVVEGIVLMRKGENAMEVLQGVRAKVADVNRTVLPPGVRMTPFYDRATLVNHTVHTVEENLAVGAGLVLLILVVFLGDFRAALIVGLVIPLSLLCAFILMEAGHVSANLISLGAVDFGIIVDAAVVMVEAFLVRLALAPREEGKRLPDGEKRWLLADVAGQMGRPILFAKAIVITAFLPIFTFQRVEKRIFSPMAFTLTFALLGSLVLTLTLIPVLSSWGLRAGKLDAAGHPEETPATRWLVRGFTPLLDGALRHGRALFVGALVVLAGSLVLGAKLGTEFLPALDEGNIWLTVTMPVGISLEAAKNVEREVRRVLLSYPQVAQVVSQLGRPDDGTDAKGSNNLEVLADLKPRDQWGDVRDKEELVARMGRRLEAIPGVDLNFSQYIKDNVDEALSGVKGELVVKIFGPDLATLQEKADEVEHVLAGVRGVADLGTEQQFGQPQVRFEVDRAAAARYGLSVADVNDAIETAVGGRAVTQLLEGDRVFDVRVRYAGSARDNRAALERLAVNTGDGRTVPLASVARVVTAEGASRISRETNERRVAIKCSVRGRDEGGFVAEAQQLVAKRVQLPPGYRLTWGGQFENQRRATARLAVIVPASIVLIFALLVSAFGSGKYAGLVLANLPFALIGGIVLLWARGIHLSVSAAVGFIALFGISVQNGVLLVSEFNRLRDDGATVDDAVRRGTLDRLRPVAMTALMAALGLLPAALSHGIGAETTRPFATVIVGGLVTSTVLTLLLLPVLYAAVERRTHGLGRQVVVTMGRAARALPFVGRGGEEAPRRAA, encoded by the coding sequence GTGATCGGCCGCATCGCGCGGTGGGCGCTCGCCCACCGCGTCGCGGTGTTGGGCGCGACGCTCCTGCTCGTCGTCCTCGGCGTGCGCGCGTTCCGGGCGCTCCCGGTCGAGGCGTTCCCCGACGTGCAGGACGTGCAGGTGCAGGTCATCACGCCCTGGACCGGGCACGCGGCCGAGGAGATCGAGAAGGTCGTCACGCTCCCCGTCGAGCGGCAGATGAACGGGCTGCCCGGGCTCACCAACCTGCGCTCGGTCTCGATGTTCGGGCTGTCGGTCGTGACGATGACGTTCCAGGACGGCACCACCGACTACTTCGCGCGGCAGCAGGTCCTGGAGCGGCTGCAGCAGGCCACACTGCCCAACGGGGTGCAGGCGTCGCTCGCGCCGCTCTCGAACGCGACGGGCGAGATCTACCGCTACACCGTCACCGGCCCGCTCCCGCTCACCGAGCTCAAGGCGCTCGAGGACTGGACCATCGAGCCCGCGATCCGCACCGTGCCGGGCGTTGCCGACATCACCTCGTTCGGCGGGCAGGTGAAGCAGTACCAGATCGACCTCGACCCGGAGCGGCTCGCCGCGTACGGGGTCACGCTGGCGCAGGTCGAGCAGGCCGTCGCCGGGGCCAACGCGAACGCCGGCGGCGGCTACCTGTCGCACGGCTACGAGAAGCAGGTCGTCCGCGGTGTGGGCCTCCTGTCGAGCCCGCGCGACATCGAGGCGGTGAGCGTCGCCACGCGCACCGGCGTCCCCGTGCGCGTCGGCGACCTCGGCGCGGTGACCGTCGGCGGCGCGCCGCGCGAGGGGATCGTCGGCAAGGACCGCCTGGACGACGTCGTCGAGGGCATCGTCCTCATGCGCAAGGGCGAGAACGCGATGGAGGTGCTGCAGGGCGTGCGCGCCAAGGTCGCGGACGTGAACCGCACCGTGCTCCCCCCCGGGGTGCGCATGACCCCGTTCTACGACCGCGCGACGCTCGTGAACCACACCGTGCACACGGTCGAGGAGAACCTCGCCGTCGGCGCGGGGCTCGTGCTCCTCATCCTCGTCGTCTTCCTCGGCGACTTCCGGGCGGCGCTCATCGTCGGCCTCGTCATCCCGCTCTCGCTGCTCTGCGCCTTCATCCTCATGGAGGCGGGGCACGTCTCCGCCAACCTCATCTCGTTGGGCGCGGTCGACTTCGGGATCATCGTCGACGCCGCGGTGGTGATGGTCGAGGCGTTCCTCGTGCGGCTCGCCCTCGCGCCGCGCGAGGAGGGGAAGCGGCTCCCCGACGGCGAGAAGCGCTGGCTGCTGGCCGACGTCGCGGGGCAGATGGGGCGCCCGATCCTCTTCGCGAAGGCGATCGTGATCACGGCGTTCCTCCCCATCTTTACGTTCCAGCGCGTCGAGAAGCGCATCTTCTCGCCGATGGCGTTCACGCTCACGTTCGCGCTGTTAGGCTCGCTCGTGCTGACGCTGACGCTCATCCCCGTGCTCTCGTCGTGGGGGCTGCGCGCGGGCAAGCTGGACGCCGCGGGGCACCCCGAAGAGACGCCCGCGACGCGGTGGCTCGTGCGCGGGTTCACCCCGCTCCTCGACGGCGCCCTCCGCCACGGGCGCGCCCTGTTCGTCGGCGCGCTCGTCGTGCTCGCCGGCTCGCTCGTGTTGGGCGCGAAGCTCGGCACCGAGTTCCTCCCCGCGCTCGACGAGGGCAACATCTGGCTCACGGTGACGATGCCCGTGGGCATCTCGCTCGAGGCGGCCAAGAACGTCGAGCGCGAGGTCCGCCGCGTGCTGCTCTCCTACCCGCAGGTCGCGCAGGTGGTGTCGCAGTTAGGCCGCCCCGACGACGGCACCGACGCCAAGGGCTCCAACAACCTCGAGGTGCTCGCCGACCTCAAGCCGCGCGACCAGTGGGGGGACGTCCGCGACAAGGAGGAGCTCGTCGCCCGCATGGGCCGGCGGCTCGAGGCGATCCCCGGCGTCGACCTCAACTTCTCGCAGTACATCAAGGACAACGTCGACGAGGCGCTCTCGGGCGTGAAGGGCGAGCTCGTCGTGAAGATCTTCGGCCCCGACCTCGCGACGCTGCAGGAGAAGGCCGACGAGGTCGAGCACGTGCTCGCCGGCGTGCGCGGCGTCGCGGACCTCGGCACCGAGCAGCAGTTCGGCCAGCCGCAGGTGCGCTTCGAGGTCGACCGCGCCGCGGCCGCGCGGTACGGGCTGTCGGTGGCCGACGTGAACGACGCGATCGAGACGGCGGTCGGCGGGCGCGCGGTAACGCAGCTCCTCGAGGGCGACCGCGTGTTCGACGTGCGGGTGCGCTACGCCGGGAGCGCGCGCGACAACCGCGCCGCGCTCGAGCGCCTCGCCGTCAACACGGGCGACGGCCGCACGGTGCCGCTCGCGAGCGTGGCGCGCGTCGTCACGGCCGAGGGCGCGAGCCGCATCTCGCGCGAGACCAACGAGCGGCGCGTGGCGATCAAGTGCTCGGTGCGCGGGCGGGACGAGGGCGGGTTCGTCGCGGAAGCGCAACAACTCGTGGCGAAGCGCGTGCAGCTCCCGCCGGGGTACCGGCTGACGTGGGGCGGGCAGTTCGAGAACCAGCGCCGCGCGACCGCGCGCCTCGCGGTCATCGTCCCGGCGAGCATCGTGCTCATCTTCGCGCTGCTGGTCAGCGCGTTCGGGTCGGGGAAGTACGCGGGGCTCGTGCTCGCCAACCTCCCGTTCGCCCTCATCGGCGGCATCGTGCTGCTCTGGGCGCGCGGGATCCACCTGAGCGTGAGCGCGGCGGTCGGCTTCATCGCCCTCTTCGGCATCTCGGTGCAGAACGGCGTGCTGCTCGTCTCCGAGTTCAACCGCCTGCGCGACGACGGCGCGACGGTCGACGACGCGGTCCGGCGGGGCACGCTCGACCGGCTGCGCCCGGTGGCGATGACGGCGCTGATGGCCGCGTTAGGCCTGCTCCCCGCCGCGCTGTCGCACGGCATCGGCGCGGAGACGACGCGGCCGTTCGCGACGGTGATCGTCGGCGGGCTCGTGACGTCGACGGTGCTCACGCTGCTGCTGCTCCCGGTGCTCTACGCGGCCGTGGAGCGGCGCACGCACGGCCTCGGACGGCAGGTGGTGGTGACGATGGGGCGCGCGGCACGCGCGCTGCCGTTCGTCGGGCGGGGCGGGGAGGAGGCGCCGCGGCGGGCGGCCTGA
- a CDS encoding nicotinate phosphoribosyltransferase — MPRDPAASALLTDLYQLTMALGYWRAGRAAREAAFHLYFRTAPFGGGYTVACGLDPAADYLADFRFESDELAYLATLEDADARPLFPADFLDHLAGLRLALDVDMVPEGTVVFPNEPLVRVRGPILQAQLVETALLTHVGFSTLVATKAARVALAAAGDEVLEFGLRRAQGPDGGLAASRAAFVGGCGATSNVLAGMRYGIPVRGTHAHSWVMSFDGEPESFAAYAEALPGNCVFLVDTYDTLDGVRHAIDAGRALRARGRRLLGIRLDSGDLAYLSRAARRLLDEAGFPDARVLASNDLDEHLIESLKRQGAAIAVWGVGTKLVTAYDHPALGCVYKLSAVRDAAGDWRPRVKVSEQAAKTTTPGVLQVRRYRGADGRVVGDMLCDELAPPALDPATMVDPLDATRRKRFAVDAEYEPLLRPVFAGGARVRAAEGLDAARARVREGLAELPEGTTRLANPHRYPVGLELGLYERKTELVLAARGLATAAE; from the coding sequence ATGCCCCGCGACCCTGCCGCCTCCGCGCTCCTCACCGACCTCTACCAGCTGACGATGGCGCTCGGCTACTGGCGCGCCGGGCGCGCCGCGCGCGAGGCAGCGTTCCACCTCTACTTCCGCACGGCCCCGTTCGGCGGCGGGTACACGGTCGCCTGCGGGCTCGACCCCGCGGCCGACTACCTCGCGGACTTCCGCTTCGAGTCCGACGAGCTCGCCTACCTCGCGACGCTCGAGGACGCCGACGCGCGCCCGCTCTTCCCCGCCGACTTCCTCGACCACCTCGCCGGGCTCCGGCTCGCGCTCGACGTCGACATGGTGCCCGAGGGGACGGTCGTCTTCCCCAACGAGCCGCTCGTGCGCGTGCGCGGCCCGATCCTCCAGGCCCAGCTCGTCGAGACCGCGCTTCTCACGCACGTCGGCTTTTCGACGCTCGTCGCGACAAAGGCGGCGCGCGTCGCGCTCGCCGCGGCGGGCGACGAGGTGCTCGAGTTCGGGCTGCGGCGCGCGCAGGGCCCCGACGGCGGGCTCGCCGCGAGCCGCGCCGCCTTCGTCGGCGGCTGCGGCGCGACGAGTAACGTGCTCGCCGGCATGCGCTATGGCATCCCGGTGCGCGGCACGCACGCGCACAGCTGGGTGATGAGCTTCGACGGCGAGCCCGAGAGCTTCGCGGCCTACGCGGAGGCGCTCCCCGGCAACTGCGTCTTCCTCGTCGACACCTACGACACGCTCGACGGCGTGCGCCACGCGATCGACGCGGGCCGCGCGCTCCGCGCCCGCGGCCGCCGCCTGTTAGGCATCCGCCTCGACTCGGGCGACCTCGCGTACCTGAGCCGCGCGGCGCGCCGGCTGCTCGACGAGGCGGGCTTCCCCGACGCGCGCGTGCTCGCCTCGAACGACCTCGACGAGCACCTGATCGAGAGCCTCAAACGCCAGGGCGCGGCGATCGCGGTCTGGGGCGTCGGCACCAAGCTCGTCACCGCGTACGACCACCCCGCGCTCGGCTGCGTCTACAAGCTCAGCGCGGTGCGGGACGCGGCGGGCGACTGGCGGCCGCGCGTGAAGGTGAGCGAGCAGGCCGCGAAGACGACCACGCCCGGCGTGCTGCAGGTGCGCCGCTACCGCGGCGCCGACGGGCGCGTCGTGGGGGACATGCTCTGCGACGAGCTCGCGCCGCCGGCGTTAGACCCGGCGACGATGGTCGACCCGCTCGACGCGACGCGCCGCAAGCGCTTCGCGGTGGACGCCGAGTACGAGCCGCTGCTGCGGCCGGTGTTCGCCGGCGGGGCGCGCGTGCGCGCCGCGGAGGGGCTTGACGCGGCGAGGGCGAGGGTGCGGGAGGGGCTCGCCGAGCTGCCGGAGGGAACGACGCGGCTCGCCAACCCGCACCGATACCCGGTCGGGCTCGAGCTTGGGCTGTACGAGCGGAAGACGGAGCTCGTGCTCGCGGCGAGGGGACTCGCGACGGCCGCGGAGTGA
- a CDS encoding short-chain dehydrogenase, giving the protein MSLTLRKLDQQVVVVTGASSGIGLVTAREAARRGAKVVLAARDAADLAAAVESIRAEGGRAEYVVADVADFDEVAAVAARAAAAFGGIDTWVNNAGVSIYGRLGDVPLADARRLFETNYWGVVHGSLVAVPYLKRRGGGALVNVGSVHSDTAMPLQGHYSASKHAVKGFTDALRVELEYEGAPVSVTLVKPAAVDTPYPEHAGNQLGVEPTHQAPVYAPAVVARAILAAAERPYRDVKVGGSAKLYTTLETFAPRVVDRLKLATAFAGQQTDLPARDDATLYAPRSGSGRERGRYAGHVRQSSAFTTAALNPLATVLGAAALGVGVALAARERGRGSA; this is encoded by the coding sequence ATGAGCCTAACGCTCAGGAAGCTGGACCAGCAGGTGGTCGTCGTCACGGGCGCGTCGAGCGGCATCGGGCTCGTGACGGCGCGCGAGGCCGCGCGGCGCGGCGCGAAGGTCGTGCTCGCCGCGCGCGACGCGGCGGACCTCGCGGCCGCGGTCGAGTCGATCCGGGCGGAGGGCGGGCGCGCCGAGTACGTGGTCGCGGACGTCGCCGACTTCGACGAGGTGGCCGCAGTCGCGGCGCGGGCGGCGGCCGCGTTCGGCGGGATCGACACCTGGGTGAACAACGCCGGCGTGTCGATCTACGGGCGCCTGGGCGACGTGCCGCTCGCCGACGCGCGCCGGCTGTTCGAGACCAACTACTGGGGCGTCGTGCACGGCTCGCTCGTCGCGGTGCCCTACCTCAAGCGGCGCGGCGGCGGCGCGCTCGTCAACGTCGGGTCGGTGCACTCCGACACCGCGATGCCGCTGCAGGGCCACTACTCCGCGAGCAAGCACGCGGTGAAGGGCTTCACCGACGCCCTCCGCGTCGAGCTGGAGTACGAGGGCGCGCCGGTCTCGGTCACGCTCGTCAAGCCGGCCGCGGTCGACACGCCCTACCCCGAGCACGCCGGCAACCAGCTCGGCGTGGAGCCGACGCACCAGGCGCCGGTGTACGCGCCGGCGGTCGTCGCGCGCGCGATCCTCGCCGCCGCGGAGCGCCCCTACCGCGACGTCAAGGTCGGCGGGAGCGCCAAGCTCTACACGACGCTCGAGACGTTCGCGCCGCGCGTCGTCGACCGGCTCAAACTGGCCACCGCGTTCGCGGGCCAGCAGACCGACCTGCCGGCGCGCGACGACGCGACGCTCTACGCGCCGCGCAGCGGCAGCGGGCGCGAGCGCGGCCGGTACGCCGGGCACGTCCGGCAGTCGAGCGCGTTCACGACGGCCGCGCTCAACCCGCTCGCTACGGTGCTCGGCGCCGCGGCGCTCGGCGTCGGGGTCGCACTCGCCGCCCGCGAACGCGGACGCGGGTCCGCCTAA
- a CDS encoding cation efflux system protein CzcB, with protein sequence MSRFKAPMSIVPSAPPPAAAGRDEPGAVSRAPLLALVAAILVVVATLFASGCARPTPEAHASEAHAAPAPPAGTVTLAPAQLAYVTVDTVRARSERAVATVPAQLAFDEDHTARVLSPVAGRVVSLDAKVGDVVRAGQPLAHLLSSDVAQAGADLARAGATARQTETALARSRDLFAHGVIAQKDLQQAETDAAAARAEETRAGLRARLLGGAGGGQTYVLRAPLGGEVIDRQVNVGTEVQPGGTTPLFTVSDLSDVWLTANLYQRDLASVRRGARVTFASDALGAAPVDARVTWIADALDPATRTAPMRAVIPNPGRRLRAAVFGQATLYASDDARTPTVPSAALVTRGGGTVVYVEDAPGRFRRRAVTVGEDDGTVATIVRGLQSGERVVGKGSLLVDAQAERQSETSGPAAGAPAVGGEGSE encoded by the coding sequence ATGAGTCGCTTCAAGGCCCCCATGAGCATCGTCCCGTCCGCGCCGCCGCCCGCGGCGGCCGGCCGCGACGAGCCGGGCGCGGTCTCGCGCGCCCCGCTGCTCGCGCTCGTCGCGGCGATCCTCGTCGTCGTGGCCACCCTCTTCGCGTCGGGGTGCGCGCGGCCGACGCCCGAGGCGCACGCGAGTGAGGCGCACGCGGCGCCCGCGCCCCCGGCGGGCACGGTGACGCTCGCCCCCGCGCAGCTCGCCTACGTCACGGTCGACACGGTCCGCGCGCGCTCCGAGCGCGCCGTCGCCACGGTGCCCGCGCAACTCGCCTTCGACGAGGACCACACCGCGCGCGTGCTCTCGCCGGTGGCCGGGCGCGTCGTCTCGCTCGACGCCAAGGTCGGCGACGTCGTGCGCGCCGGGCAGCCGCTCGCGCACCTGCTCTCGAGCGACGTCGCGCAGGCCGGCGCCGACCTGGCCCGCGCGGGCGCGACCGCGCGCCAGACGGAGACCGCCCTCGCCCGCTCTCGCGACCTGTTCGCGCACGGCGTGATCGCGCAAAAGGACCTGCAGCAGGCCGAGACCGACGCGGCCGCCGCGCGCGCCGAAGAGACGCGCGCCGGGCTGCGCGCCCGTCTGTTAGGCGGCGCGGGGGGCGGCCAGACGTACGTGCTCCGCGCGCCCCTCGGCGGCGAGGTCATCGACCGGCAGGTGAACGTCGGCACCGAGGTGCAGCCCGGCGGGACGACGCCGCTCTTCACCGTCAGCGACCTCTCCGACGTGTGGCTCACGGCGAACCTCTACCAGCGCGACCTCGCCTCGGTGCGGCGCGGCGCGCGCGTGACCTTCGCGAGCGACGCGCTGGGCGCCGCGCCGGTCGACGCGCGCGTGACGTGGATCGCCGACGCGCTCGACCCCGCGACGCGCACCGCGCCGATGCGGGCGGTGATCCCCAACCCCGGCCGCCGCCTGCGCGCGGCGGTCTTCGGCCAGGCCACCCTCTACGCGTCCGACGACGCCCGCACGCCGACCGTGCCGAGCGCGGCGCTCGTCACCCGCGGCGGGGGGACGGTGGTCTACGTCGAGGACGCGCCCGGGCGCTTCCGCCGCCGCGCGGTGACGGTGGGCGAGGACGACGGCACCGTCGCGACGATCGTGCGCGGGCTGCAGTCGGGCGAGCGCGTGGTCGGCAAGGGGAGCCTGCTCGTCGACGCCCAGGCAGAGCGGCAGTCCGAAACGAGCGGCCCCGCGGCGGGAGCGCCGGCCGTCGGCGGCGAGGGGAGCGAGTGA
- the kdpE gene encoding DNA-binding response regulator, with protein sequence MPDSSLLATPAAAPAAPSTATVLVVDDEPQIRHAVRRVLEELGATVYEAATGRDALDVAAARGPDLVVLDLGLPDMDGGAVCREMRAWSPAPVLVLSARHSEQEKIRLLDAGADDYLTKPFGPGELAARVRAQLRRANMRAAGANELAPLRAGDLVIDFHRRVATRGGRSLGLTPIEWGILRTLAADAGRTLTHKQIFDAVWARQFGNAAQYLRVHVTNLRRKIERVPSSPELIVTEPGVGYRFEPPRAA encoded by the coding sequence GTGCCCGACTCGTCGCTGCTCGCCACGCCCGCGGCCGCCCCGGCGGCCCCCTCGACCGCCACCGTGCTCGTCGTCGACGACGAGCCGCAGATCCGGCACGCCGTGCGGCGCGTGCTCGAAGAGCTCGGGGCGACGGTCTACGAGGCCGCGACCGGCCGCGACGCGCTCGACGTGGCCGCCGCGCGCGGGCCCGACCTCGTCGTCCTCGACCTCGGGCTGCCCGACATGGACGGCGGCGCGGTCTGCCGCGAGATGCGCGCCTGGTCGCCGGCGCCCGTCCTCGTCCTCTCGGCCCGCCACTCCGAGCAGGAGAAGATCCGCCTGCTCGACGCGGGCGCGGACGACTACCTCACCAAACCCTTCGGCCCGGGCGAACTCGCCGCGCGCGTGCGCGCCCAGCTGCGCCGCGCCAACATGCGCGCCGCGGGCGCGAACGAGCTCGCGCCGCTGCGCGCGGGCGACCTCGTGATCGACTTCCACCGCCGCGTCGCGACCCGCGGCGGGCGCTCGCTCGGGCTCACGCCCATCGAGTGGGGCATCCTGCGCACCCTCGCCGCCGACGCGGGGCGCACGCTGACGCACAAGCAGATCTTCGACGCGGTGTGGGCGCGGCAGTTCGGCAACGCCGCGCAGTACCTGCGGGTGCACGTGACCAACCTGCGCCGCAAGATCGAGCGCGTGCCGTCGTCGCCCGAGCTCATCGTCACCGAGCCCGGCGTCGGCTACCGGTTCGAGCCGCCGAGGGCGGCCTAA
- the vapC9 gene encoding ribonuclease VapC9, with amino-acid sequence MIVLDASVGIEIARRTPHGLAAARRLLRESRPYHIPHLFDLEVAQTVRRYVLAQLLSPAGGSAALRALSLLPLERHAHTPLLGRVWQLRDNLTAYDASYVALAEALDATLLTRDARLAGAPGVRARVEVV; translated from the coding sequence GTGATCGTTCTCGACGCGTCGGTCGGGATCGAGATTGCGCGGCGCACGCCGCACGGGCTCGCGGCAGCCCGCCGCCTCCTACGCGAGTCCCGGCCGTACCACATCCCACATCTGTTCGACCTGGAGGTCGCGCAGACGGTTCGGCGGTACGTCCTCGCGCAGCTCCTCTCGCCGGCCGGCGGATCCGCGGCGCTGCGCGCGTTGAGTCTGCTCCCGCTGGAGCGCCACGCGCACACGCCGCTCCTCGGCCGCGTCTGGCAGCTGCGCGACAACCTGACCGCCTACGACGCCTCGTACGTCGCGCTCGCCGAGGCGTTAGACGCAACCCTCCTCACCCGCGACGCGCGCCTGGCCGGCGCCCCGGGCGTGCGGGCGCGCGTCGAAGTCGTCTGA